The stretch of DNA cgttacccttctcctctgacatcactcactaacaatgtgtttttgcccgcagaattgctgctcacagGGTCTTTTTTGTTACTCACTGGTGTACATGaaatcagaagtttctgagatactcaaaccaccctgtctgacaccaacaatcattcaacggacaaagtcatttagatcacatttcttccccattctgatatttggtctataaaacagctgaacctcttgaccaggtctgcgttcttttatgcatttagctgctgccacatgattggctgattaaacatttgtgtacaggtctaccttataaagtggtcactgaatgtatgtcAAAGAGATGCAAAACCACAATGCCtgttactgtatatatgtatataacgTTCTTACCAAAAAATACTTTCCTTCTTGGTGACATCCGAACAATGTAATCCGGGGGCGTTCCCAGCACCTGAAACAGAGTGTGATATTTTATCACTCATTGGCACAGTGCTACAATATCACAACAGGCACTCCTGTGTGGTTCTGTCAGAAAGAAGTGTTTGGGTCGACACACAGACTTTGGATCTGCACTGTAAAGGCCGGTTCCACTGAATTGAGTATGGAAACTAATACATTATTGACAAAGTTTCAGAGAACAGTGCTTGGTGGTTATTAAACAGGTGATATTGTCCAATAAACAGCAGGGAAGAGAACATAGTGTTGCTGGTACCTCCATGATGCAGGCCAGCTGGTCCACCTCGTTGGTCCCAGAGAAGAGTGGGTAGCCTGTATAGAGCTCAGCCAGGATACAGCCCAGACTCCACATATCGATGGCTGTGCCATAGGGAATGCCTAGGATCACTTCCGGGGCACGGTAGAACCGTGTCTGAACATAGGTGCACCCTGCAAACACATACCAAGACAAGTGAGAGAGGGTggcaggagagggagaatgaaCAAGAGAGAGAATATAGAGAGAGGGGACTAAgtaagaaaaagagagaaagggataaTGAAAGAGGGAAGAGAGTGAGAAGAGAGTGAGAAGAGGGgataaagaaaaatacataagtgagacagcagagaggaacagagaggatttggggagaaaagaaatggaacaggagtgagggagagaaaaggggggaaaGGGTGAGACAGAGCAGGTAGTCtttcagagaaacagagagaaatacAATTTGAGACCCAAGATGCACTAGGGAACCAGTTGTCCAGCACGACAGATCCCCCAAATCTCTCTGTCCAGGAATAATGAGGACACCAACCTTCCTGGTGCTCGTAGAAGCTGCACCCAAAGTCGGCCAACTTGATGTTTCCATGTCTTCTCTCTGACAGAAGGATGTTCTCCTTTAAGAGGAAAATGAGGTTGACTAAACTCAttcttttaaatcttttttcaatgcagcttttaaaggcttttaaatactatgcaggatttctgtCCTTGCTTCGCTCCTgtatttacaaacaaaaaaaatctacaacCCATTCTTGCCCATCTGTAAACATGCATATGACCAAATGCATCAATTTATCAGATATCTCAATTCTTCTGAAGATCAGTttcccaggagaggaaatatgAGCAGTAttactgtgcagtgggacccagctatcatggccaGCCAGCTGATGTACAAACCTGAATTTAGTAAGCTTATAACACAGCAGCGAATTAATGTTACCAAACACTGGCTAACCGCTTGGTTActggttagccaccaaggctaatctctcgcAAATTCAGCTGACCACTGTAGTATCCAATGTATTGTATAGTACTGTGCATCTGTACCCAGTCACAGAGCATTAAAGTACAGCATTTCTTATCGCTGTTCCAGCCAGACACGAGATTAAAATAGTACTATTTGTTCCAACACTTAATCATTTATGTTATCCCTGTTATCCCTGAGTATTTGAGTTTTATCACTATGTCACTCCATGGCAGAATAATCTACCGGCTTCAGGTCACAGTGGACAATTTTCTTCCTGTGCAGCATCTGCAGGCTGTTGACCAACGCAGTGGCGTAGTGACGTGTCTGGGACATGCTGAAGCCCTTGAAGCTGTTCTCCTTCATCAGCTCATACAGGTCCATTCTGCACCAAGATGTCACTTTATTTAGACTTACCATGCAGGTAAGTAAAAACCAAAATGACCATTTTTAGACAGAACTCTTAGAAAGACCCTCTGTAAACCCTAATGCATTAGTTCTCCAGTGGATGCCCAAGAGGTCCTATCTGACAATACACACCTCTGAAGCTGCTCAGATGTGCCTGAAATCCCCGGCACAGGAATACTCACCCCTGGAGCTCAAAGGTGATGCAAAGATGTTTCCGGAAGGTCATGTACTCCTTCATGTGGATGACGTTATATTGGTTTTCCTTGTCTTCCCTCCTCACAGCATCTAGGATCTCCAGTTCCTTCAGGGCCCTGTTGTTGGCActgtatgcaaaataaataaaacatttttaacattcaaCATGTCCAATTCCTTCTCTTTCCACCAATCAGGGGACATGGTAACAACCATCTTCAGCTGCCATTTGTTCGATGAATGCAGCTAATATGTCATTGATTTTGCTATACAATAGTGACAGGGTTCTCTACCCCTgctgcagcctgtggcctacTGTTAGCGCGCCTGAGACAGAGGTATTTAGAAAGGTCTTCCAAAGAGGATCATCACCTCTCCATGTCATGAATGACCTTTAGTGCTACGAGTTCCTTGATCTTGTGATCCAGACATTTCAGAACCAGGCCAAATGATCCTTGTCCAAGATTTTCCAGAATCTCATAGCGGTAGGCAATGTGGTCATGCAGGACCTGGGGACATTCAGAACAATTATTTAATGATCCTGCTGCTGTACTATTCTAGCTATCTGATAAGGGCCCCAAATTAATTTACACAGTCACATAATGTAGTATACTAAATTATTGATGCTTAACCTTCCATCAATGTGGCTTATGACCTTTTcagaaattaaaaaatgatgtcATTGCTATGGATGGAGATGTCaagctgaataaaaacaatacttAACAAAATACGACAAACCATGTCCCCTGACTTGGTTAACGTAAGTTAAATGCACATAAATGAAGGTAAATGCACATTCATTCAGTTGAAATGTTGGCTCCATTTCAGCGCACAATACTTTAACAAAGCCAAAGCAAGTCATAGTGTAAGCGCAGTACACAATTTTATgatgtttcattttattgtttattatgtttttctttttcctgttaCCGCTTCAATAACAAAATCAGGATAGTTTTATTCAGCAGACACCATGATCCAGGTTAATGGTTGGCTaatatttttacatacagtataacccATTAATTacttgaaatatttgaaaaatgatgAACCTTACAGGGACATAGATCCCACTTTCATCATCATGGTCAGAGTTGGAATTGGAGTCCTCAGAGTACTCAGCCATCTCCTGGGGGTCCTTCTTCTCAGCCCCCAGGCCCAGGTACCAAATCTCTGGGAAATCCAGGATCTCCCTCTGCTCCAAGCTGGTCAAGTGTTTCTGGAAGTACTGCAGAgccactgcattgtgggatgggggggggggggaccttaTTACAGCACATGAATACTAATTTCTATAACACTGTCCAAAACACATTATTAGTAGGAGAAGTTACAGCAGGTTGCTACGTGAGtctacactgacagtgatgaGACAGGACCTCTATATACTGTACCTGCTATGCATACTGCTGTCTCTCACCCggccatcacccccccccccagaatcaTCCACTCTACTATTCAGAATCTCACTTTCTTAACCACTATAGAGTGACCATTCTGAAACACTGAAACCATTTTCTAATCCTTGCTCTTATTAATATGCTCGCAGCTATAGGtcttcaaacacacaccctcccctccccagaaATATACCTGCAGGTGACAGGGGCAGCCCCTTCCGAACCCTTTCCTGATTTAGGTTTTTGGGGACACTCTTTGCCTCTGCCTCCACGGTTCTTAAAGAGATGCTGACCTTTGAACTCTCTTGCTGTGAATTTTAAGGGACAAGAGGTGCGCGACAGAGTCACTTAAGCTTCACACTGGAGCTGTGGACAGTGGTTTAACCTGGTACTGTGTGTTGACACAAGAAGTATAAGATGCCAGAAAATTGGGATCATTAGACCAAAGCATCCACAGTGTTGGACCCTATGAAGGTACTTTGGTCTCACCTGGTCTATCCGGCACTTTCTCTCCACCACCATCTTTCTAATTTCCGGTAGGATGCTGAGCGTTGTGTGGAGGAGCTTTGGATTGCTCAACTTCTCTGTGACCTGATCGCCTGGCACCTGCACCTCAGCCACAGTGTTCAAGTCTGTGGGAGTCTGTTTACAAGAAGAGAACAGTTTAAAGAAGATGAAGCAGAGAGAAGGTAGAAGAGGAAAGGTTGGAAGGgtttaaaggcccactcagtaTCTTTGGTTACCAATAAAATACTAATAGCTGCCAACAATCAGAAAGACAAAGATAAAGTATTATAGTATATAACTATGAGTAAATAAACTAAGAGTACCATGATCCAATTATGCCATGcgcatatttttttctctcagtaATTTTCAATTAGCAAACAAAATTATTGAGTGGGCCTTTAAGTAAGGGGTAGGGGGTCTGCATAATGTTGGTAGTGCAGGGATCTTGTGGTGCCTATATCCTGCGTGACAAATGCGAAATGGGGGCCCAGTATGCCCAGTAAAAATGCCTTTCACAGTGACAGAAAGAAGCACACAGTGAAGTGCTACACTTTGTCTTTGCCTGGTCCATCTGCTGAttcctctcctccatcttctTTTTGAGGTCGAGCAGGATGTTGTATTTGGGAGGGACAAGTATTTCCTCTTGGAACAGACTGCTTGAATTGGTGTCAACCTCCTGCAAAGAGTGGGGGGAAAGAAGACCCAAGGGATAAAAACATATTGTTCTCATTACCAAGAGCAATTAACAGGTTTTATAAGGGTGTTTAGATGGCTGGTGTAATCAATGTACTCAACAGAAGAACACAAATCTTTTTGTTTCACCTGGTTTGTCTGGTTGCTAAACTCCAGAGCATTCTTTTTAATGTCTGGCAGGACAGTGTACTTTGTTGGGACAGGTCCTGGAACCAGGGGCAGGTGGAATGGACCCAAACGGTTCTTCAAAATTGAAGTGGAAGAAAGGAGGGATTGGGAAAGTGATGACCCAGTCTGGATGTCTGGGTGACTCTTCATACTGGCTTTTACCCCCCTGTTCTTTCTGTGACTCTTTCTCAGAAGTAGAGCATACTTAATCTAAATATTAATGAAACACAGTAGCATCCACCTAGAATGGGACTTCTCGGCACTCAATGCCAGTCATCTCAGAGGCAATACACAGCACAAACATTAACACTTGAATCTGCTAATGGGGCTTGTACACTGACCTACGTAAACAAGCaggcaaacacaaaaacacacactgtaaacacacacatagtgaAGAGTACTCTGGAGTGTAGCAAAActgtaatacaaatattttctgagtaaaataaaatgggaaataaatattttgcacaATTTCATAACCACACCTTTTATAAACTGTTATTGCTTAACTGGAATGGCTTTCTGAAATTAACATTTGGTCCCTATTTTAATCAGGCAAAAAGCACAAGCATAACTAAAAACCAGATACAATATTAGTTTCAGTATTTTGTGT from Conger conger chromosome 14, fConCon1.1, whole genome shotgun sequence encodes:
- the LOC133109425 gene encoding dual specificity tyrosine-phosphorylation-regulated kinase 4-like, with product MEEVDTNSSSLFQEEILVPPKYNILLDLKKKMEERNQQMDQTPTDLNTVAEVQVPGDQVTEKLSNPKLLHTTLSILPEIRKMVVERKCRIDQQESSKVSISLRTVEAEAKSVPKNLNQERVRKGLPLSPAVALQYFQKHLTSLEQREILDFPEIWYLGLGAEKKDPQEMAEYSEDSNSNSDHDDESGIYVPVLHDHIAYRYEILENLGQGSFGLVLKCLDHKIKELVALKVIHDMESANNRALKELEILDAVRREDKENQYNVIHMKEYMTFRKHLCITFELQGMDLYELMKENSFKGFSMSQTRHYATALVNSLQMLHRKKIVHCDLKPENILLSERRHGNIKLADFGCSFYEHQEGCTYVQTRFYRAPEVILGIPYGTAIDMWSLGCILAELYTGYPLFSGTNEVDQLACIMEVLGTPPDYIVRMSPRRKVFFEEKGNANNHTDSKGQTACLAKRPNSKDLASALRSRDLLFVDFVTRCLTWDSAQRMTAEEAAWHQWLQKPRTWP